Proteins from a single region of Candidatus Polarisedimenticolia bacterium:
- a CDS encoding M20 family metallopeptidase, which translates to MIEPSGPSAALAYFEAQRDEATELLRRLVEIDSPTADKAGVDRVGALVAGELRAAGARVTSIESPSSGNPLRAEIAPAEGPASPDPRPALLLGHLDTVWPSGEAARRPFRVEGADARGPGVFDMKAGIVLCILLARARKKGIFRPRLPVACFFSSDEETGSPWSRPHLEAEARGARYVLGLEPSNPDGGAKTARKGVGRIVLEVAGRPAHAGIDPEKGVNAIEELAAQILAVKLLEDRGAGTTVHAGLVSGGVAKNVVAPQARAEFDVRVPSSGAWRRVETAVMNLRARDARARLRVEAVLTHPPMERTASVASLYDRARAIALQIGFDLKEGSTGGGSDGSYCAALGVPVLDGLGVEGDGAHALDERVRLDRIAPRAGLLAGILETVDQA; encoded by the coding sequence GTGATCGAACCCTCCGGGCCGTCCGCCGCGCTGGCCTATTTCGAAGCGCAGCGCGACGAGGCGACCGAGCTCCTGAGGCGGCTGGTCGAGATCGACTCCCCCACGGCCGACAAGGCGGGCGTCGACCGCGTCGGCGCGCTCGTCGCCGGCGAGCTCCGGGCGGCAGGCGCCCGGGTGACCTCGATCGAGAGCCCTTCGTCCGGGAATCCGCTGCGGGCCGAGATCGCCCCGGCCGAGGGCCCCGCTTCACCGGACCCGCGCCCCGCCCTTTTGCTCGGCCATCTCGACACGGTCTGGCCTTCCGGCGAGGCGGCGCGCCGGCCCTTCCGGGTGGAGGGAGCCGACGCCCGTGGCCCCGGCGTCTTCGACATGAAGGCGGGGATCGTCCTGTGCATCCTCCTGGCGCGCGCCCGGAAGAAGGGGATCTTCCGCCCCCGCCTGCCGGTCGCGTGCTTCTTCAGCAGCGACGAGGAGACCGGCAGCCCCTGGTCGCGGCCGCACCTCGAGGCGGAGGCGCGCGGCGCGCGCTACGTCCTGGGCCTCGAGCCTTCGAATCCGGACGGCGGGGCGAAGACGGCGCGCAAGGGTGTCGGGAGGATTGTCCTCGAGGTGGCCGGCCGGCCGGCGCACGCAGGCATCGACCCCGAGAAGGGGGTCAACGCCATCGAGGAGCTGGCGGCCCAGATCCTGGCGGTCAAGCTTCTCGAGGACCGGGGGGCCGGAACGACGGTGCACGCCGGGCTGGTCAGCGGCGGGGTCGCCAAGAACGTCGTCGCCCCGCAGGCGCGGGCCGAATTCGACGTGCGCGTGCCGTCGTCCGGCGCGTGGCGCCGCGTCGAGACGGCGGTCATGAACCTGAGGGCGCGGGATGCCCGGGCCCGCCTGCGCGTCGAGGCGGTGCTGACGCACCCGCCGATGGAGCGGACCGCGAGCGTCGCATCGCTCTACGACCGGGCTCGGGCGATCGCGCTGCAGATCGGGTTCGATCTGAAAGAGGGGTCGACGGGCGGCGGGAGTGACGGGTCGTACTGCGCGGCGCTCGGTGTCCCCGTCCTCGACGGGCTGGGGGTCGAAGGGGATGGGGCGCACGCCCTGGATGAACGCGTGCGCCTGGATCGCATCGCGCCGCGGGCGGGCCTCCTGGCGGGAATCCTCGAGACCGTCGATCAGGCCTAG
- a CDS encoding Yip1 family protein produces MSESPSLESPGGQGVLPPPVVTPPPVSYSPAASSAGEPSSPWLSIWTRPRQTLRLILATDPRRGVFRLAALGGIAEFLTLCTREGMGDTYSIPVLLALSLGAGSVLGILGVLVFTAVIAPIGRWLGGRGRSVEVMAALAWANVPGIWSLLLWLPRAALLGGETFHPLPAGIQGNPEALLFYGLLQVLQLVIGLWGFAITLKCIGEAHGFSAWRAFGALIVAGFIVILPIVVIVLAGQALSS; encoded by the coding sequence ATGAGCGAGAGCCCGTCCCTGGAGTCCCCTGGCGGGCAGGGCGTGCTGCCCCCGCCCGTCGTCACGCCCCCTCCCGTTTCTTACTCTCCCGCGGCATCCAGCGCGGGCGAGCCCTCCTCCCCATGGCTGTCGATCTGGACGCGGCCGCGCCAGACGCTTCGCCTGATCCTCGCCACCGATCCACGGCGAGGCGTCTTTCGCCTGGCCGCTCTCGGAGGCATCGCCGAGTTTCTCACGCTGTGCACCCGCGAGGGGATGGGGGACACCTACTCCATCCCGGTGCTCCTGGCACTGTCCCTGGGCGCGGGGAGCGTCCTGGGTATTCTCGGGGTCCTCGTTTTCACCGCGGTGATCGCGCCGATCGGGCGCTGGCTGGGGGGACGCGGCCGGAGCGTCGAGGTGATGGCCGCCCTCGCCTGGGCGAACGTGCCCGGCATCTGGAGCCTCCTGCTCTGGCTCCCGCGTGCGGCGCTCCTGGGGGGCGAGACCTTCCATCCGCTCCCGGCGGGGATCCAGGGGAATCCCGAGGCGCTCCTGTTCTACGGCCTCTTGCAGGTGTTGCAGCTCGTCATCGGCCTGTGGGGCTTCGCGATCACCTTGAAGTGCATCGGAGAGGCGCACGGCTTCTCGGCCTGGCGGGCGTTCGGGGCCCTGATCGTGGCCGGCTTCATCGTCATCCTGCCGATTGTCGTGATCGTCCTGGCCGGGCAGGCGCTGAGCTCGTAG
- a CDS encoding SWIB/MDM2 domain-containing protein: MPAKKGRKPSAAFMKPLSPSATLAEVVGSKALPRTQVTKKLWEYIKKHKLQDAKNRRMINADESLKKVFGGKKQVNMFEMTKLVAKHLK, translated from the coding sequence ATGCCCGCAAAGAAAGGTCGGAAACCGAGCGCCGCCTTCATGAAGCCTTTGAGCCCCAGTGCGACGCTTGCCGAGGTGGTCGGATCGAAGGCGCTGCCGCGCACCCAGGTCACCAAGAAGCTCTGGGAATACATCAAGAAGCACAAGCTGCAGGACGCCAAGAATCGCAGGATGATCAACGCGGACGAGTCGCTCAAGAAGGTGTTCGGCGGCAAGAAGCAAGTCAACATGTTCGAGATGACCAAGCTCGTCGCCAAGCACCTCAAGTAA
- a CDS encoding class I SAM-dependent methyltransferase has translation MDSRLLDMRDCQGGAFTAIHRDMLVLDLSQQPRWFRPLLRRSGILKRWTGFDHWSRAWEYPWAVLAADPGTRPLRTLDVGGGGSPFALYLATQGHDSHVADPSLDRGVSFVYDREKSLVRNARSILKRLIFRAAGIHALWGLPEGRGRGSVRYHPHPADRLAFPDRHFDRVFCLSVMEHIPRGIWSACMREFERVLAPGGRLVITLDMTPEEADERVYLELVRGTALPLLGDPRYEVPIPAADKQARHPGHGYETIGLVWEKRGR, from the coding sequence ATGGACTCCAGGCTGCTCGACATGCGGGACTGCCAGGGGGGCGCCTTCACGGCGATCCACCGCGACATGCTGGTGCTCGACCTGTCGCAGCAGCCGCGCTGGTTCCGCCCCCTGCTTCGCCGCAGCGGCATCCTCAAGCGCTGGACCGGCTTCGACCACTGGTCGCGGGCCTGGGAATATCCCTGGGCCGTCCTGGCGGCCGATCCCGGCACGCGGCCGCTGCGGACCCTCGATGTCGGCGGCGGCGGCAGCCCGTTCGCGCTCTACCTCGCCACGCAGGGGCACGACAGCCACGTCGCCGACCCGTCGCTCGATCGCGGCGTGAGCTTCGTCTACGACCGGGAGAAGAGCCTGGTCCGGAACGCCCGGTCGATCCTGAAGCGGTTGATCTTCCGGGCCGCGGGAATCCACGCCCTCTGGGGCCTGCCGGAAGGGCGCGGCCGCGGGTCCGTGCGCTACCACCCGCATCCTGCCGATCGCCTCGCCTTCCCGGATCGGCACTTCGACCGGGTGTTCTGCCTGAGCGTGATGGAGCACATCCCCCGCGGGATCTGGAGCGCCTGCATGCGGGAGTTCGAGCGCGTCCTGGCGCCGGGCGGCCGACTGGTGATCACGCTCGACATGACGCCCGAAGAGGCGGACGAGCGCGTCTACCTGGAGCTGGTGCGGGGCACGGCCCTTCCGCTTCTCGGCGACCCGCGCTACGAGGTCCCGATCCCGGCGGCCGACAAACAGGCGCGCCACCCCGGACACGGCTACGAGACGATCGGCCTCGTCTGGGAGAAGCGCGGTCGGTGA
- a CDS encoding aldehyde dehydrogenase family protein produces MQVCRNYIDGEWVDAASGKTLDVINPATREVIARIPDSGPADVDRAVKAARRAFDQDGWPQTSARERGRMLFRIAEYIRNNADRLAEIETTNNGKPLAEAQGDVSDARNCFEYYGGAATKIHGDVLTVPDNAMALTLKEPVGVAGQIVPWNYPLMMAMQKVAPALAAGCACVLKPASQTPLSVMELAKGIEECGVPRGVFNVVNGTGGNVGMPMVTHEGVDKIAFTGSSEVGRLIMREASATVKRVSLELGGKSPNIFFADADFEQAIEGALFGVFLNQGEVCSAGSRVLVQRPIYRKLLDAMVERAKRIKIGPGLAPDTKMGPLVSQDQFDRVLSYIEIGKTEAKLAIGGGRAKGLPKENERGFFVEPTIFYDVDNRARIAREEIFGPVMSVIPFDQEEDAWRIANDTPFGLAAAVWTRDIFKAMRTVKRLRAGIVWVNHMQPAPVEAPWGGYKQSGFGRELGPHGLDEYLEVKHVYINLDDRPIGWYK; encoded by the coding sequence ATGCAGGTCTGCAGGAATTACATCGACGGCGAGTGGGTCGACGCCGCGTCCGGCAAGACGCTCGACGTGATCAACCCGGCCACGCGCGAGGTGATCGCCCGGATCCCCGACTCGGGCCCCGCCGACGTGGACCGCGCGGTGAAGGCGGCGCGGCGCGCCTTCGATCAGGACGGCTGGCCGCAGACCTCGGCCCGCGAACGGGGCCGCATGCTGTTCCGGATCGCCGAGTACATCCGGAACAACGCGGACCGGCTTGCCGAGATCGAGACGACCAACAACGGCAAACCCCTGGCCGAGGCGCAGGGGGACGTGTCGGACGCGCGCAACTGCTTCGAGTACTACGGCGGGGCCGCCACCAAGATCCACGGGGACGTGCTGACCGTCCCCGACAACGCCATGGCGCTGACCCTCAAGGAGCCGGTCGGCGTCGCGGGCCAGATCGTCCCGTGGAACTACCCTCTCATGATGGCGATGCAGAAGGTGGCGCCCGCGCTCGCGGCCGGCTGCGCCTGCGTCCTGAAGCCGGCCAGCCAGACGCCCCTGTCCGTGATGGAGCTCGCGAAGGGGATCGAGGAGTGCGGCGTGCCGCGCGGCGTGTTCAACGTCGTGAACGGCACGGGCGGGAACGTCGGGATGCCGATGGTGACCCACGAGGGCGTGGACAAGATCGCCTTCACCGGCAGCAGCGAGGTGGGCCGCCTGATCATGCGCGAGGCCTCGGCCACCGTGAAGCGCGTCTCCCTGGAGCTCGGCGGCAAGTCCCCCAATATTTTCTTCGCCGACGCCGACTTCGAGCAGGCGATCGAAGGGGCGCTGTTCGGCGTGTTCCTCAACCAGGGGGAGGTCTGCTCCGCCGGCAGCCGCGTCCTGGTGCAGCGGCCGATCTACAGGAAGCTCCTCGACGCCATGGTCGAGAGGGCGAAGAGAATCAAGATCGGCCCCGGCCTCGCCCCCGACACCAAGATGGGGCCCCTGGTGAGCCAGGACCAGTTCGACCGCGTCCTCTCCTACATCGAGATCGGCAAGACGGAGGCGAAGCTGGCGATCGGCGGCGGCCGCGCGAAGGGATTGCCGAAGGAGAACGAGCGGGGCTTCTTCGTCGAGCCGACGATCTTCTACGACGTGGACAACCGGGCGCGCATCGCCCGCGAGGAGATCTTCGGGCCGGTCATGTCGGTCATCCCCTTCGACCAGGAGGAGGACGCCTGGCGGATCGCCAACGACACCCCGTTCGGCCTGGCCGCCGCCGTCTGGACGCGCGACATCTTCAAGGCGATGCGCACCGTCAAGAGGCTGCGCGCCGGCATCGTCTGGGTCAACCACATGCAGCCGGCCCCCGTCGAGGCCCCCTGGGGCGGCTACAAGCAGTCCGGCTTCGGCCGCGAGCTGGGACCCCACGGCCTCGACGAGTACCTCGAGGTCAAGCACGTCTACATCAACCTCGACGACCGGCCGATCGGCTGGTACAAGTAG
- a CDS encoding PadR family transcriptional regulator, translated as MPAHKTELLQGTLDMLILRTLANGPMHGFGVSVRLQQVSRDVMRVNQGSLYPALHRLERRGWIQAEWGNSENNRRARFYTLTRSGRKRLDAEAENWERLAAAVNRVMRPA; from the coding sequence ATGCCCGCTCACAAGACGGAACTCCTTCAAGGCACGCTCGACATGCTGATTCTCAGGACGCTCGCGAACGGGCCGATGCACGGCTTCGGGGTCTCCGTGCGTCTGCAGCAGGTGTCGCGCGACGTCATGCGCGTCAACCAGGGCTCGCTGTATCCGGCCCTGCACCGTCTCGAGCGGCGCGGCTGGATCCAGGCGGAATGGGGCAACTCGGAGAACAACCGGCGCGCCCGGTTCTACACCCTGACGCGCTCGGGGAGGAAGCGGCTGGACGCCGAGGCGGAGAACTGGGAGAGGCTGGCCGCGGCCGTCAACCGCGTCATGAGGCCCGCCTGA
- a CDS encoding ABC transporter permease, with translation MRPIAALLRMFRGRRDGGPDADLDAELQFHVQQQLEAHCRAGLGPDEARRRALIDLGGLEPVKEACRHERRGAFVATLWQDARYGARLLRRTPAFTVSALATLALGLGAGTVLFSLTDAALLKPLPYDNPQQLVQVWDTNRELSIPRIGVTTGNVVDWRRRTRTLSGVAAWYVMGRTLRADNDAVVIPTAMVSADFFPVFVAPAGRGRTFTTEETERSLFNSAAAPVGTDPVVVISDRLWRGRFQSDPNILGRSLSLERQEFRVVGVMGPAFAMPSESIDLWIPWGLSDDQPRDQHYVQSVARLKPGVTLAEAQSDLESVAAGLEREYPDTNRGWRPVLVPLHQEIAGDARRVLVVLLAGVGLLLLVGCANLAGLQLVRATARGRETSLRLALGASRARLVRQHLTESGLLTFLGSGLGFVVAAVALGAARHWGAESIPRLSEAALDLRVLAFALLVATLAGLALGVAPALAGVSAALPVRLHETTRATAGPGPRKWRSAFAAAQVMAAFVLLAGAGLLVRSYTRLLARDPGFDPGRVLVMPIFLDTRQYNSAARTRSYYGELERRLAALPGVEAVGGATALPTSPLGPDFERPVWDAALARDPASVRQADVRIATPGYFDTLRIRVLRGRGFTAQDSPDSPLVLVINESLARQVWPGQDPVGRRLSVDYSTAGTYPYEVVGVVGDVRFRGLRSEPRPEIYLPHAQRSYLVLNFAVRTTGEPEAMIPAVRQALREVDPLQPAHSITPLGDLVRSTVKRERFAMDVVLAFALTALLLAIIGLYGVLSYSVRQRTQEIGLRLAIGAQRRHILGTVLAEGARIVVPGMVLGLAVSLAVMGALGGLLFGVGAHDPPTLAAVAVVLALTGFVATYLPARRAARVDPLAALRHE, from the coding sequence ATGCGACCGATCGCGGCCCTCCTCCGGATGTTCCGGGGCCGGCGGGACGGCGGGCCGGACGCCGACCTCGACGCCGAACTGCAATTCCACGTCCAGCAGCAGCTGGAGGCGCACTGCCGCGCCGGCCTGGGTCCGGACGAAGCGCGCCGTCGGGCCCTGATCGATCTGGGCGGCCTCGAGCCGGTCAAGGAGGCCTGCCGTCACGAGCGCCGCGGGGCCTTCGTGGCGACACTCTGGCAGGACGCGCGCTACGGGGCGCGCCTGCTGCGGCGGACCCCCGCGTTCACCGTGTCGGCGCTGGCGACGCTCGCCCTCGGCCTCGGGGCCGGCACCGTGCTCTTCAGCCTGACCGACGCGGCCCTCCTCAAGCCGCTGCCCTATGACAATCCGCAGCAGCTGGTGCAAGTGTGGGACACCAACCGTGAGCTCTCGATCCCGCGCATCGGCGTCACCACCGGCAACGTCGTGGACTGGCGCCGCCGGACCCGCACCCTTTCGGGCGTGGCGGCCTGGTACGTGATGGGGCGCACGCTGCGCGCCGACAACGACGCGGTGGTGATCCCGACCGCGATGGTGAGCGCCGATTTCTTTCCGGTATTCGTCGCTCCGGCGGGGCGCGGCCGCACGTTCACGACCGAAGAGACCGAGCGGTCCCTGTTCAATAGCGCCGCGGCCCCCGTGGGCACCGACCCGGTCGTGGTCATCAGCGATCGCCTGTGGCGCGGCCGCTTCCAGAGCGACCCGAACATCCTGGGTCGGAGCCTGTCGCTCGAGCGGCAGGAATTCCGCGTCGTCGGAGTGATGGGGCCGGCGTTCGCCATGCCGTCCGAGAGCATCGACCTCTGGATCCCGTGGGGGCTTTCCGACGATCAGCCGCGCGACCAGCACTACGTGCAGTCGGTGGCGCGCCTGAAGCCCGGGGTCACCCTGGCCGAGGCGCAGAGCGACCTCGAATCCGTGGCGGCCGGGCTCGAGCGCGAGTACCCCGACACCAACCGCGGCTGGCGCCCCGTCCTCGTCCCTCTGCACCAAGAGATCGCCGGCGATGCGCGGCGCGTCCTCGTGGTGCTGCTCGCCGGCGTGGGGCTGCTGCTCCTGGTCGGCTGCGCCAATCTCGCGGGGCTGCAGCTCGTGCGCGCCACCGCGCGGGGGCGCGAGACGTCGCTGCGGCTGGCGCTCGGGGCCTCGCGGGCGCGTCTGGTGCGCCAGCACCTGACGGAGAGCGGGCTCCTGACGTTTCTCGGCAGCGGGCTCGGATTCGTGGTCGCCGCCGTGGCTCTCGGCGCCGCCAGGCACTGGGGGGCGGAGAGCATCCCGCGGCTGTCGGAGGCGGCGCTCGACCTGCGCGTCCTGGCCTTCGCCCTTCTGGTCGCCACGCTGGCGGGGCTGGCGCTGGGCGTCGCTCCGGCGCTGGCCGGCGTGAGCGCCGCCCTCCCCGTCCGGCTGCACGAGACGACCCGCGCCACCGCCGGTCCGGGTCCGCGAAAATGGCGTTCGGCGTTCGCGGCGGCGCAGGTGATGGCCGCGTTCGTCCTCCTCGCCGGCGCGGGGCTCCTGGTGCGGAGCTACACGCGCCTGCTGGCGCGCGATCCGGGCTTCGACCCCGGGCGCGTCCTGGTGATGCCGATTTTCCTCGACACTCGCCAGTACAACTCCGCCGCCAGGACGCGCTCCTACTACGGCGAGCTCGAGCGGCGCCTCGCGGCGCTGCCCGGAGTCGAGGCGGTGGGCGGCGCGACGGCGCTCCCGACGAGCCCGCTCGGGCCCGATTTCGAGCGGCCTGTCTGGGACGCCGCGCTGGCGCGCGATCCGGCGAGCGTGCGGCAGGCGGACGTGCGGATAGCCACACCGGGCTACTTCGACACGCTGCGCATCCGGGTGCTGCGCGGCCGCGGGTTCACGGCGCAGGACTCGCCCGATTCGCCCTTAGTCCTCGTGATCAACGAGAGCCTGGCGCGCCAGGTCTGGCCGGGCCAGGACCCGGTGGGGCGCCGCCTGTCCGTCGACTACAGCACGGCGGGAACCTATCCTTACGAGGTCGTGGGCGTCGTGGGGGACGTCCGCTTCCGCGGCCTGCGCAGCGAGCCACGGCCGGAGATCTACCTGCCGCACGCGCAGCGCTCCTACCTGGTGCTGAACTTCGCGGTGCGCACGACGGGCGAGCCCGAGGCGATGATCCCCGCCGTCCGCCAGGCTCTGCGGGAGGTCGATCCGTTGCAGCCGGCCCACAGCATCACGCCGCTCGGGGATCTCGTCAGGTCGACGGTCAAGCGGGAGCGTTTCGCGATGGACGTCGTCCTGGCCTTCGCCCTCACCGCCCTTCTCCTGGCGATCATCGGCCTGTACGGGGTTCTGTCATACAGCGTCCGGCAGCGCACCCAGGAGATCGGGCTCCGCCTGGCGATCGGCGCGCAACGCCGCCACATCCTGGGCACCGTCCTCGCGGAGGGGGCGCGCATCGTGGTGCCCGGGATGGTCCTCGGACTGGCGGTATCGCTGGCCGTCATGGGCGCGCTCGGCGGCTTGTTGTTCGGCGTCGGGGCGCACGATCCGCCGACGCTGGCCGCGGTGGCGGTCGTGCTGGCCCTCACCGGCTTCGTCGCGACCTACCTGCCGGCCCGTCGAGCGGCGCGCGTCGACCCGCTCGCCGCCCTGCGCCACGAGTAG
- a CDS encoding VOC family protein produces MAKTVKPVPDGYHTVTPYLVVKDAKRALEYYGKAFGAETKLSMPTPDGRIMHAEVRIGSSMVFVTDENPEMAPKVKAPASTGGVVTGSIFLYVPDVDAVFKRAVDAGASVIMPVTDMFWGDRFGKIVDPFGQHWGIATHTEDVPPQEMEKRSAEFIKKMAQPK; encoded by the coding sequence ATGGCAAAAACCGTCAAGCCGGTCCCCGACGGATACCACACCGTCACTCCGTACCTGGTGGTGAAGGACGCGAAGCGCGCCCTCGAGTACTATGGGAAGGCGTTCGGCGCCGAGACCAAGTTGAGCATGCCGACTCCCGACGGCCGGATCATGCATGCCGAGGTCCGGATCGGCAGCTCGATGGTCTTCGTGACCGATGAGAATCCCGAGATGGCGCCGAAGGTCAAGGCGCCGGCGTCCACGGGCGGCGTCGTGACAGGCTCGATCTTCCTCTACGTGCCCGACGTGGACGCGGTCTTCAAGCGGGCCGTCGACGCCGGCGCGAGCGTGATCATGCCGGTGACCGACATGTTCTGGGGCGATCGCTTCGGAAAGATCGTCGATCCCTTCGGGCAGCATTGGGGCATCGCCACCCACACCGAGGACGTGCCACCCCAGGAGATGGAAAAGCGCAGCGCCGAGTTCATCAAGAAGATGGCGCAGCCGAAGTAG
- a CDS encoding acyl-CoA dehydrogenase family protein encodes MDFALTDEQKQLRDLAREFAEKEIRPQAAHHDQTGEFPRAICSKAWDLGLMNTHIPEEYGGPGLGVVDGCLIAEEVAAGCTGIGTAMEANTLAEAPVIVGGSDEQKKRFLTPMTKEFKFAAYCVTEPQAGSDVQGIKTVARKMGDEYVLKGSKMWITNGSVADWYFVVAYTDPSQRYKGMSAFLVPAGTPGIEVGKKEQNLGQRASDTRAITFNDVKVPKANLVGQEGKGFFLAMSAFDHSRPVVSAAAVGLARSAMEHAVRYANERSAFGVPIHKHQSVAFMVADMAMKIEAARLLVWQSAWKIDRGERNTKEAAFAKAFAADTAMETALNAVQVFGGYGFSREYPVEKLMRDAKVFQIYEGTSQIQRLIIAKEIFERG; translated from the coding sequence ATCGATTTCGCCCTGACCGACGAGCAGAAGCAGCTGCGGGACCTGGCGCGCGAGTTCGCCGAGAAGGAGATCCGCCCGCAGGCGGCGCACCACGATCAGACCGGCGAGTTCCCGCGCGCGATCTGCAGTAAGGCGTGGGACCTGGGCCTCATGAACACGCACATCCCCGAAGAGTACGGCGGGCCCGGTCTGGGAGTCGTGGACGGCTGCCTCATCGCCGAGGAGGTCGCCGCGGGGTGCACCGGCATCGGCACGGCGATGGAGGCCAATACCCTGGCCGAGGCGCCGGTCATCGTCGGCGGCTCGGACGAGCAGAAGAAGCGCTTCCTGACTCCCATGACGAAGGAGTTCAAGTTCGCCGCCTACTGCGTCACCGAGCCGCAGGCCGGCTCCGACGTCCAGGGGATCAAGACGGTGGCGCGCAAGATGGGCGACGAGTACGTCCTGAAGGGATCGAAGATGTGGATCACCAATGGCAGCGTCGCCGACTGGTACTTCGTCGTCGCCTACACCGACCCCTCGCAGCGCTACAAGGGGATGAGCGCCTTCCTGGTGCCGGCCGGCACGCCGGGGATCGAGGTCGGCAAGAAGGAGCAGAACCTCGGACAGCGCGCCTCCGACACGCGCGCCATCACCTTCAACGACGTCAAGGTGCCGAAGGCGAACCTGGTGGGCCAGGAGGGAAAGGGGTTCTTCCTGGCGATGTCGGCCTTCGATCACAGCAGGCCGGTCGTGTCGGCGGCGGCCGTCGGCCTCGCCCGCTCGGCCATGGAGCACGCCGTCCGCTACGCCAACGAGCGCTCCGCCTTCGGCGTGCCGATCCACAAGCACCAGTCGGTCGCCTTCATGGTCGCCGACATGGCGATGAAGATCGAGGCGGCCCGGCTCCTGGTCTGGCAGTCGGCCTGGAAGATCGATCGCGGCGAGCGCAACACCAAGGAGGCCGCCTTCGCCAAGGCCTTCGCCGCCGACACGGCGATGGAGACCGCCCTGAACGCCGTGCAGGTGTTCGGCGGCTACGGCTTCTCGCGCGAGTACCCGGTCGAGAAGCTGATGCGCGACGCGAAGGTCTTCCAGATCTACGAGGGGACCTCGCAGATCCAGCGCCTGATCATCGCCAAGGAGATCTTCGAGCGGGGCTGA
- a CDS encoding TonB family protein, protein MRWIVSACMLVACGATAAHASTEEVAVLTTPQGEIVWRFLDGDAPGHTAYVRDLIHRGFYDGTTFHRVIPHFVVQGGDPNSKNADRSDDGEGEGDLRLKAEFSTALHYRPGTVGMARDADPDSGSCQFFIALEDLPRLDGRYTIFGEVVAGLDVARRIADLPRDLNDNPLDSVRVTARLEKRKVPDGVVSRRPGGASGEVLTGPGKPKPYDPGNLLWKPPEIEPAAPQGGRASGETSRLELAVAEDGAVLDVRFPEVFTPGAARLRKAALGWRFRPATYAGKPRKVRFEIGSDGSGLARPPGGGAPVELQDGIAPPRPAPRVVLPPGRKPPAKGPRLRLTIDETGQVADAALQSGCGEADLDAAAVEAALALSFKPAARPAPGGGDPRPIAVYLDVEARFVETPPR, encoded by the coding sequence ATGCGCTGGATCGTTTCGGCCTGCATGCTCGTGGCGTGCGGCGCCACCGCCGCCCATGCCTCGACGGAGGAGGTGGCCGTCCTGACGACGCCGCAGGGCGAGATCGTCTGGCGGTTCCTCGATGGCGACGCCCCCGGCCACACGGCCTACGTTCGCGATCTGATCCACCGGGGCTTTTACGACGGGACGACGTTCCACAGGGTCATCCCCCATTTCGTCGTCCAGGGAGGGGATCCGAACTCGAAGAACGCCGACCGCTCGGACGACGGCGAGGGGGAGGGGGACCTCAGGCTCAAGGCGGAGTTCAGCACGGCCCTGCACTACCGTCCGGGGACCGTCGGCATGGCGCGGGACGCCGACCCCGACTCCGGGTCCTGCCAGTTCTTCATCGCCCTCGAGGACCTGCCGCGTCTCGATGGCCGTTACACGATCTTCGGCGAGGTCGTCGCCGGCCTCGACGTGGCCCGTCGGATCGCCGATCTGCCGCGCGATCTCAACGACAATCCCCTCGATTCGGTGAGGGTCACGGCCCGCCTGGAGAAACGGAAGGTCCCTGATGGGGTCGTGTCCCGCCGGCCGGGGGGCGCCTCGGGCGAGGTGCTCACCGGTCCCGGCAAGCCGAAGCCTTACGACCCCGGGAACCTCCTGTGGAAGCCGCCGGAGATCGAGCCCGCCGCGCCGCAGGGGGGTCGCGCGTCCGGCGAGACGTCGCGACTTGAGCTGGCGGTGGCGGAGGACGGCGCGGTCCTGGACGTCCGTTTCCCCGAGGTCTTCACGCCAGGGGCCGCGCGCCTGCGAAAGGCGGCGCTCGGCTGGAGATTCCGGCCGGCCACCTACGCGGGGAAGCCGCGCAAGGTCCGCTTCGAAATCGGCAGCGACGGCTCGGGGCTCGCCCGGCCCCCGGGCGGAGGGGCGCCCGTCGAGCTCCAGGACGGGATCGCACCGCCGCGCCCCGCCCCGCGCGTCGTCCTGCCGCCCGGCCGGAAGCCCCCGGCGAAGGGCCCGCGTCTGCGGCTGACCATCGACGAGACGGGCCAGGTCGCCGACGCCGCGCTGCAATCGGGCTGCGGCGAGGCCGATCTGGACGCGGCCGCCGTGGAGGCCGCCCTCGCCCTTTCCTTCAAGCCGGCCGCGCGGCCGGCGCCGGGCGGAGGCGACCCGCGGCCGATCGCGGTCTACCTCGACGTCGAGGCGCGGTTCGTGGAGACTCCTCCCCGCTGA